A genomic stretch from Neomonachus schauinslandi chromosome 16, ASM220157v2, whole genome shotgun sequence includes:
- the SYNE4 gene encoding nesprin-4 isoform X2 yields the protein MALPPPLGPRLPSEPLNHPPGAPRELDIAGCTICPASGEERIRPDQAQKLGQDALDPPQHFQGGLRGTEPAAGPLRLPTPSSSEDPAGGKPCEVFEEASPLDQDLEVEGNLDGPGPGGVWGPWPPSSYPTPAELEWDPAGDVGGLRPLGQKTAWTPGAPCELCGHRGPQGRGQGLEVRDTSLSPQDMLMSGFNHRKHLAGHQRCSLLQKSQDKKQASPNLQDLKLEVDPGAPPPASGHSLTFLLLLLFLLLVGAMLLLPPSGSSCCCPARLTRTPYLVLSYVNGPPPI from the exons atggccctgcccccacctctgggCCCTAGACTCCCCTCAGAGCCCCTCAACCACCCCCCTGGAGCCCCTAGGGAACTGGACATTGCTGGATGTACCATCTGCCCTGCatctggagaggagagaatcag ACCGGACCAGGCCCAGAAACTGGGGCAAGACGCCTTGGACCCTCCCCAACACTTCCAGGGTGGGTTGAGGGGCACTGAGCCTGCTGCTGGTCCCCTCAGATTGCCAACACCCTCTTCCAGTGAGGACCCAGCTGGGGGCAAACCGTGTGAG GTATTTGAGGAGGCCAGCCCACTGGATCAGGACTTGGAAGTCGAGGGGAACTTGGACGGGCCAGGACCTGGTGGGGTCTGGGGGCCCTGGCCACCCAGTAGCTACCCCACTCCCGCAGAGTTGGAGTGGGACCCGGCAGGGGATGTTGGAGGCCTCAGGCCCTTGGGGCAAAAGACAGCCTGGACACCAGGAGCTCCCTGTGAGCTGTGTGGCCACAGAGGCCCCCAGGGCAGGGGACAAGGCCTTGAGGTGAGAG ACACCTCTCTTTCCCCACAGGACATGCTCATGTCGGGCTTCAACCACCGGAAACACTTGGCAGGTCACCAAAGATGTTCCCTGCTCCAGAAGTCTCAG GACAAGAAGCAAGCATCTCCCAATCTCCAGGACTTGAAGTTGGAGGTAGACCCCGG AGCCCCTCCTCCTGCATCCGGGCACTCCCtgaccttcctcctcctcctcctcttccttctcctggtgGGTGCCATGTTGCTCCTGCCACCTTCAGGGAGCTCCTGCTGCTGTCCTGCCCGACTGACCAGGACACCTTATCTGGTGCTCAGCTATGTCAATGGTCCCCCCCCAATCTGA
- the ALKBH6 gene encoding alpha-ketoglutarate-dependent dioxygenase alkB homolog 6 isoform X3: protein MVPERLPLWLQRYVDKVSDLSLFGGLPANHVLVNQYLPGEGIMPHEDGPLYYPTVSTISLGSHTMLDLYEPRQPKDDDPAEQPRSPPRPATSLLLEPRSLLVLRGTAYTRLLHGIAAARVDALDATSLPPNAAACPSAQPGASLVRGTRVSLTIRRVPRVLRTGLLLGK, encoded by the exons ATGGTTCCTGAGCGGCTTCCTCTGTGGCTCCAGCGCTACGTGGACAAAGTATCTGACCTCAGCCTTTTTGGGGGTCTCCCAGCCAACCACGTCCTTGTGAACCAGTATCTGCCGGGGGAGGGCATCATG CCCCACGAGGACGGGCCACTCTACTACCCGACCGTCAGCACCATCAGCCTGGGCTCCCACACCATGCTGGACCTCTACGAGCCGCGGCAGCCAAAGGATGATGACCCTGCAGAGCAG CCCCGGTCCCCGCCCCGGCCAGCTACCTCGCTGCTGCTGGAACCACGCAGCCTGCTGGTGCTCCGAGGCACCGCCTACACGCGCCTCCTCCACGGCATCGCGGCTGCCCGCGTGGATGCGCTGGACGCCACCTCCCTGCCGCCCAACGCCGCCGCCTGCCCGTCGGCGCAGCCCGGAGCCAGCCTGGTGCGCGGCACGCGCGTCTCGCTGACCATCCGCCGCGTGCCCCGCGTGCTGCGCACCGGCCTCCTGCTCGGCAAGTGA
- the SYNE4 gene encoding nesprin-4 isoform X1: MALPPPLGPRLPSEPLNHPPGAPRELDIAGCTICPASGEERIRPDQAQKLGQDALDPPQHFQGGLRGTEPAAGPLRLPTPSSSEDPAGGKPCEHLSSGQEVLEAEQDSLALCLLGLGLRLQDQEQGLGPWASAQSRMGQLQALQADLRGAAERVDALLALSEGLAQRSGPRAQASLEQVLRALRAHRGSIFRRLWWLEAQLVSSSLVFEEASPLDQDLEVEGNLDGPGPGGVWGPWPPSSYPTPAELEWDPAGDVGGLRPLGQKTAWTPGAPCELCGHRGPQGRGQGLEVRDTSLSPQDMLMSGFNHRKHLAGHQRCSLLQKSQDKKQASPNLQDLKLEVDPGAPPPASGHSLTFLLLLLFLLLVGAMLLLPPSGSSCCCPARLTRTPYLVLSYVNGPPPI; the protein is encoded by the exons atggccctgcccccacctctgggCCCTAGACTCCCCTCAGAGCCCCTCAACCACCCCCCTGGAGCCCCTAGGGAACTGGACATTGCTGGATGTACCATCTGCCCTGCatctggagaggagagaatcag ACCGGACCAGGCCCAGAAACTGGGGCAAGACGCCTTGGACCCTCCCCAACACTTCCAGGGTGGGTTGAGGGGCACTGAGCCTGCTGCTGGTCCCCTCAGATTGCCAACACCCTCTTCCAGTGAGGACCCAGCTGGGGGCAAACCGTGTGAG CACCTCAGCTCCGGCCAGGAGGTATTGGAGGCCGAGCAGGACAGCCTAGCCCTATGCCTGTTGGGGCTGGGCCTCCGGCTGCAGGACCAAGAGCAaggcctggggccctgggcatCAGCCCAGAGCAGGATGGGCCAGCTGCAG GCCCTCCAGGCAGACCTGCGTGGGGCAGCTGAGCGTGTAGATGCCCTGCTGGCGTTGAGTGAGGGGCTGGCACAGCGGAGTGGGCCTCGGGCCCAGGCATCGCTGGAGCAGGTCCTGAGGGCCCTCAGAGCCCACCGAGGCAGCATCTTTCGGCGACTGTGGTGGCTGGAGGCCCAGCTGGTCAGCTCTAGCCTG GTATTTGAGGAGGCCAGCCCACTGGATCAGGACTTGGAAGTCGAGGGGAACTTGGACGGGCCAGGACCTGGTGGGGTCTGGGGGCCCTGGCCACCCAGTAGCTACCCCACTCCCGCAGAGTTGGAGTGGGACCCGGCAGGGGATGTTGGAGGCCTCAGGCCCTTGGGGCAAAAGACAGCCTGGACACCAGGAGCTCCCTGTGAGCTGTGTGGCCACAGAGGCCCCCAGGGCAGGGGACAAGGCCTTGAGGTGAGAG ACACCTCTCTTTCCCCACAGGACATGCTCATGTCGGGCTTCAACCACCGGAAACACTTGGCAGGTCACCAAAGATGTTCCCTGCTCCAGAAGTCTCAG GACAAGAAGCAAGCATCTCCCAATCTCCAGGACTTGAAGTTGGAGGTAGACCCCGG AGCCCCTCCTCCTGCATCCGGGCACTCCCtgaccttcctcctcctcctcctcttccttctcctggtgGGTGCCATGTTGCTCCTGCCACCTTCAGGGAGCTCCTGCTGCTGTCCTGCCCGACTGACCAGGACACCTTATCTGGTGCTCAGCTATGTCAATGGTCCCCCCCCAATCTGA
- the ALKBH6 gene encoding alpha-ketoglutarate-dependent dioxygenase alkB homolog 6 isoform X4, translated as MGVFNSGAGGDPGGRTGCMELVSMEDQDARVPALEPFRVEQAPPIIYYVPDFISKEEEEYLLRQVFNAPKPKWTQLSGRKLQNWGGLPHPRGMVPERLPLWLQRYVDKVSDLSLFGGLPANHVLVNQYLPGEGIMHHQPGLPHHAGPLRAAAAKG; from the exons ATGGGGGTGTTTAACTCGGGTGCTGGAGGGGACCCTGGTGGACG gACTGGGTGCATGGAGTTGGTGTCGATGGAGGATCAGGACGCCAGGGTTCCAGCCCTGGAACCATTCAGGGTGGAGCAG GCACCACCTATAATCTACTATGTCCCTGACTTCATCtccaaggaagaggaagagtaTTTGCTTCGACAG GTCTTCAATGCCCCAAAGCCAAAGTGGACCCAGCTCTCTGGGAGGAAGTTACAGAACTGGG GTGGGCTCCCCCATCCCCGAGGGATGGTTCCTGAGCGGCTTCCTCTGTGGCTCCAGCGCTACGTGGACAAAGTATCTGACCTCAGCCTTTTTGGGGGTCTCCCAGCCAACCACGTCCTTGTGAACCAGTATCTGCCGGGGGAGGGCATCATG CACCATCAGCCTGGGCTCCCACACCATGCTGGACCTCTACGAGCCGCGGCAGCCAAAGGATGA
- the ALKBH6 gene encoding alpha-ketoglutarate-dependent dioxygenase alkB homolog 6 isoform X2 yields MGVFNSGAGGDPGGRTGCMELVSMEDQDARVPALEPFRVEQAPPIIYYVPDFISKEEEEYLLRQVFNAPKPKWTQLSGRKLQNWGGLPHPRGMVPERLPLWLQRYVDKVSDLSLFGGLPANHVLVNQYLPGEGIMPHEDGPLYYPTVSTISLGSHTMLDLYEPRQPKDDDPAEQPRSPPRPATSLLLEPRSLLVLRGTAYTRLLHGIAAARVDALDATSLPPNAAACPSAQPGASLVRGTRVSLTIRRVPRVLRTGLLLGK; encoded by the exons ATGGGGGTGTTTAACTCGGGTGCTGGAGGGGACCCTGGTGGACG gACTGGGTGCATGGAGTTGGTGTCGATGGAGGATCAGGACGCCAGGGTTCCAGCCCTGGAACCATTCAGGGTGGAGCAG GCACCACCTATAATCTACTATGTCCCTGACTTCATCtccaaggaagaggaagagtaTTTGCTTCGACAG GTCTTCAATGCCCCAAAGCCAAAGTGGACCCAGCTCTCTGGGAGGAAGTTACAGAACTGGG GTGGGCTCCCCCATCCCCGAGGGATGGTTCCTGAGCGGCTTCCTCTGTGGCTCCAGCGCTACGTGGACAAAGTATCTGACCTCAGCCTTTTTGGGGGTCTCCCAGCCAACCACGTCCTTGTGAACCAGTATCTGCCGGGGGAGGGCATCATG CCCCACGAGGACGGGCCACTCTACTACCCGACCGTCAGCACCATCAGCCTGGGCTCCCACACCATGCTGGACCTCTACGAGCCGCGGCAGCCAAAGGATGATGACCCTGCAGAGCAG CCCCGGTCCCCGCCCCGGCCAGCTACCTCGCTGCTGCTGGAACCACGCAGCCTGCTGGTGCTCCGAGGCACCGCCTACACGCGCCTCCTCCACGGCATCGCGGCTGCCCGCGTGGATGCGCTGGACGCCACCTCCCTGCCGCCCAACGCCGCCGCCTGCCCGTCGGCGCAGCCCGGAGCCAGCCTGGTGCGCGGCACGCGCGTCTCGCTGACCATCCGCCGCGTGCCCCGCGTGCTGCGCACCGGCCTCCTGCTCGGCAAGTGA
- the ALKBH6 gene encoding alpha-ketoglutarate-dependent dioxygenase alkB homolog 6 isoform X1, whose translation MGRCGWSLGQWGSVLGALCRVAFEMLRTRVLETKTGCMELVSMEDQDARVPALEPFRVEQAPPIIYYVPDFISKEEEEYLLRQVFNAPKPKWTQLSGRKLQNWGGLPHPRGMVPERLPLWLQRYVDKVSDLSLFGGLPANHVLVNQYLPGEGIMPHEDGPLYYPTVSTISLGSHTMLDLYEPRQPKDDDPAEQPRSPPRPATSLLLEPRSLLVLRGTAYTRLLHGIAAARVDALDATSLPPNAAACPSAQPGASLVRGTRVSLTIRRVPRVLRTGLLLGK comes from the exons ATGGGCCGTTGTGGATGGAGTTTGGGGCAGTGGGGCAGCGTTCTGGGTGCACTGTGCCGGGTGGCTTTTGAGATGCTGAGGACTCGGGTTTTAGAAACCAA gACTGGGTGCATGGAGTTGGTGTCGATGGAGGATCAGGACGCCAGGGTTCCAGCCCTGGAACCATTCAGGGTGGAGCAG GCACCACCTATAATCTACTATGTCCCTGACTTCATCtccaaggaagaggaagagtaTTTGCTTCGACAG GTCTTCAATGCCCCAAAGCCAAAGTGGACCCAGCTCTCTGGGAGGAAGTTACAGAACTGGG GTGGGCTCCCCCATCCCCGAGGGATGGTTCCTGAGCGGCTTCCTCTGTGGCTCCAGCGCTACGTGGACAAAGTATCTGACCTCAGCCTTTTTGGGGGTCTCCCAGCCAACCACGTCCTTGTGAACCAGTATCTGCCGGGGGAGGGCATCATG CCCCACGAGGACGGGCCACTCTACTACCCGACCGTCAGCACCATCAGCCTGGGCTCCCACACCATGCTGGACCTCTACGAGCCGCGGCAGCCAAAGGATGATGACCCTGCAGAGCAG CCCCGGTCCCCGCCCCGGCCAGCTACCTCGCTGCTGCTGGAACCACGCAGCCTGCTGGTGCTCCGAGGCACCGCCTACACGCGCCTCCTCCACGGCATCGCGGCTGCCCGCGTGGATGCGCTGGACGCCACCTCCCTGCCGCCCAACGCCGCCGCCTGCCCGTCGGCGCAGCCCGGAGCCAGCCTGGTGCGCGGCACGCGCGTCTCGCTGACCATCCGCCGCGTGCCCCGCGTGCTGCGCACCGGCCTCCTGCTCGGCAAGTGA
- the SDHAF1 gene encoding succinate dehydrogenase assembly factor 1, mitochondrial, whose protein sequence is MSRPSRLQRQVLSLYRELLRAGRGKPGAEARVRAEFRQHACLPRSDVLRIEYLYRRGRRQLQLLRSGHATAMGAFVRPRGPAEESSGARAPGTQPDNGACPRNPLGIMESPEPPPDGR, encoded by the coding sequence ATGAGCCGGCctagccggctgcagaggcaagTTTTGAGCTTGTACCGCGAGCTGCTGCGCGCCGGGCGCGGGAAGCCGGGCGCCGAGGCGCGGGTGCGGGCCGAGTTCCGGCAGCACGCCTGCTTGCCACGCTCCGACGTGCTGCGTATCGAGTACCTGTACCGCCGCGGGCGGCGCCAGCTGCAGCTGCTACGCTCCGGCCACGCCACGGCCATGGGTGCCTTCGTGCGCCCGCGGGGTCCAGCCGAGGAGTCCAGCGGCGCGAGGGCTCCAGGGACCCAGCCTGACAATGGTGCTTGTCCGAGGAACCCCCTCGGCATCATGGAGTCACCAGAGCCCCCTCCCGATGGGCGATGA